The genomic region GAGAAGAATAGCCGTCCGTTTAGGAAGATAGCAGCTGAGCTGAACAAGCAGATATTTGACTCATTGCAACACATTGACCCTAATGCCAAGGTGATCTCTATGGGCGACTTTAATGACGACCCCACCAGTCCTGCCATCAAGGACGTTCTGAAGACCAAAGAGAAGAAAGAAGACGTGCAGCAGGGAGGGCTTTTCAACCCGATGATACGTATGTACAACCGCGGCGAGGGCACATTGGCTTATCAGGATGGCTGGAACCTCTTCGACCAGTTCTTCATCACCTACGATTTGCTCAAGGACGACAAGTCCACCTACCGCTATTGGAAGGCAGGCATCTTCAACAAGCCTTACTTAGCCAACCCCAAAGGGAAGTACAAAGGCTATCCCTTCCGCAGTATGTCCAACGGCAACTACACTTGGGGCTACTCCGACCACTTCCCTGTATACCTTTACTTGGTAAGAGAGATCAGAGGCAAGAAATAAGAGATGAGAAACAAGAAGTGAGAAGTAAGCAATCAGAGAGTACTCGTTACTCGTTGCTTGCTTCTTACTGCTATAAATAATTATGACAAATTACTTTTCCTCAGACTTTACCCTTGGTATCCTTGGTGGGGGGCAGCTTGGTAAGATGCTACTGGCTGAAACACGCAAGTGGGATATCACCACTAAGGTTCTCGACCCTTCACCCGAGGCACCTGCGCGCTTGGCGTGCAATGAGTTTGTTGTAGGCAGTCTTACGGATTATGATACAGTCTACAACTTTGGTAAGGGCGTAGATGTGCTTACCATTGAGATAGAGCACGTGAATGTACAGGCTTTAGAGGCTTTGGAGGCTGAGGGGGTACGGGTGTACCCCTCGCCGAAAACACTCTCAATAGTGCAAGACAAGGTAGACCAGAAGTTATTTTATGGAGAGAAGGGCATACCGACATCTCCATTTAGTGTTTTTGAGTCGCCAAGGGTGTTGCAAGAGGAAGCATTAGAGTATGAGCTTAATTATCCTCTTGTGTGGAAATCGGCACGTTTTGGCTATGATGGCAATGGAGTGAAGGTGCTTCGCAATGATAATGATTTAGAAGGACTGCCAGAAGGACTATGTGTAGTAGAAGATTTTGTGCCTTTTGAAAAGGAGCTGGCGGTGATTGTAGCCCGTAGCTCCACAGGTGAGATAGCTGCCTACCCCGTAGTAGAAATGGAGTTCCACCCTGAGGCTAACCAAGTGGAGTATGTGCTCTGCCCTGCGCGTATCTCAGACGACATTGCCGAGAAAGCCCAAGCACTTGCCTTGCGCACTGCGGAGTGCTTTGAGGTAGTGGGGCTGCTGGCTGTGGAGTTTTTCCTAACCAAGGAAGGGGAGGTACTAGTCAATGAAGTGGCACCACGCCCGCACAACTCAGGTCATTACAGCATTGAAGCCTCGTATACCAATCAGTTTGAGCAGCACCTACGCGCTATCTTAGGGTTACCGTTGGGCAGTACAGAGAGCAAAGCCGCCGCCGTGATGGTAAACTTGGTGGGGGCTGAGGGCTACACAGGCGAGGTCGTCTATAAAAACATAGAACAGATAATGGCACTGCCAGGGGTTACGCCCCACATCTATGGCAAACGCGAGACCCGCCCCTTCCGAAAGATGGGACACGTAACCATCGTAAATGAGGATATTAACCAAGCACGAAGGATCGCAGAGGAGGTGAAGAGGACCATACAAGTAATTGCATAAATAAAATAAAAGCACCTGAAAGAGGTGCTTTTTTATGGTTAGTCTTGTAGATCGTCATTAGCAGTATTGTTGCTATAACGGCGCCATTTCTCAATGCAAGCGGTCATATCATCGGGTAGGGGAGAGTCAAAGCGCATAAACACCCCAGTGACAGGATGCGTAAAGCCCAGCGTTTTGGCGTGTAATGCCTGTCGGGGTAGTACTGCAAAGCAATTCTCAACAAACTGTTTGTACTTAGCAAAGGTAGTGCCCTTGAGGATCTTATCTCCTCCATAGCGTTCATCGTTGAAAAGGGGGTGCCCAATATGCTTGAGGTGTACACGTATTTGGTGTGTACGACCCGTTTCTAAGCGACAAGCGATCAGCGTTACATAGCCAAAGCGCTCTAATACTTTATAATGGGTGACGGCTTCTTTGCCGTGGCTACCATCAGGGAATACGTCCATCAGGAGGCGGTCTTTCAGATGGCGCCCTATATGGCCTGTGATGGTGCCTTCATCATCTGTCACATTGCCCCACACCAAAGCGATATACTGTCGTTCAGTGGTTTTGTTGAAGAATTGAGTAGTGAGCGAAAGCATTGCTTCCTCAGTTTTAGCAATAACCAATAAACCACTGGTATCCTTATCAATACGGTGTACTAACCCTGGGCGGTTGGAGCTGTTATTAGGGAGATTTCTTTCCCCGCCTCCTTCTGTAGCCTGATTCTTTTCGAAGTGATATACTAAGCCATTGATCAATGTGCCGCTGTAATTGCCGTGACCTGGGTGCACAACCATTCCTGCGGGTTTATTCACCACCATCACTGCTTCATCTTCATATACAATGTTAAGGGGAATATCCTCTGCCACTAATAGATCTTCGTGAGGGGGATGTGCAAAGAGCACTTTGACCTCATCGCCTGCTTTTACGCGGTAGTTTTGTTTTACTGGGGAGCCATTTACATAGATATTGCCACTCTTAGCAGCTTGTTGTACCTTGTTGCGGGTGGCATTTTCTACGAAGTTCATCAAGAACTTATCCACGCGCAAAGGCTCTTGACCTTTGCCTGCTGTAAAAGCGTAGTGTTCGTATAAGTGGTCAGAAGTTTCTAAATCGTTATCTTCAATCATTATGATAGCTTTTAGGGGTTAGCTTTTAGCTTATATCACTATAAGTTCGCTATTCCATTAAGTCTTCCACAGGGATGACACCTTGCTCTTGGACACTATCTCTTGAATGTTCGAAGCCATTACCACATACCAAGTCAATACGTGAAGTCTTTACGAGCTTATCGCCAGGTTGTACGGGTTTGCCATTGTACTGCATCTCAAGCACCATATCCTTACCAATATTATCTACATAAGTAACCCTGCCGACCGTTAGCCCTACTGATTCGAGGGTAGCAATAGCGTTACGGCGCGTTACTTGTATTACCTTAGGGACAGTCACTTTATGATAGCCAGAAGGGTTGATAGTAAGGTAAATCTTGCGATTTTTCTTTACGCGCTCATTAGCTTCAGGACTTTGACTGATTACTGAAAAAGCAGGAAATTTAGGGTCGTATTCAGTGGAGTCAAGTACCTCAAAACGTAAGTTCTGTTCATCAAGGATGATCTGTACTTCGGTGAGGGTTTTGCGTGTAAGATCGGGTACTACAATGAACTTTCCGTGTGCTGTATATACCTGTAATAGCTTCAGCGCCAGCCATATTAATACTATTGTGGCTACTATAGCTAAAGCGATATGCTTCCCAAAGCGTCTGAAGAATGTTTTTAGTTTTTCTTTCATAGTCCTAAATGTTTTAAAGCTGTATTCTCTTCTTTATTCTTTGCAAAAGTACAACTATTTTGTGAGACTACAAATAAAGTTGTTTACTTTTTATCACCTTCCATTAAGCCAAAGGCGATAGCTTGTGAGAGGGATAGACAGAGGCTAAACATCATTGCACCCCAAAATCCGTGTACGATAAAGCTTTCGACGATCTCACCAGCTAAGAGGATTATCACGGCATTGATCACTAATAGGAAAAGCCCAAAAGTGAAGATGGTGATAGGGATAGAGATGAATTGCAGGATAGGCTTTACTATTGCGTTGAGAATAGAAAGCACGAAGGCTACAAGTAGTGCAGAGCCGTAATTCCCGATGTGAGCCCCTACATTAAGTGTTCCTAAAAGAAACACAATAGCAGCCGTAACAAGTAGATAAATGATATATCGCATAATATGATGAATTTAATTTTAAGAGACGTTGTTTAGAAAATGGATTGTTTTCTCAAAATACTCCTTTGGATTTTGAGCGTGTAGCCAGTGGGCAGCTTTGCTGATAGTGTCTATTTTAGCGTGTGGAAAATGGGTGTGAATTAGCACCTCATCCTCAGGCATCACATATTCAGAGTACTCCCCTTTAAGAAAGAGAGTCGCTCCTTCATAGACATTACTGCGTGGCAACTCGGCACCTATTTCGCTTTCATTTTCAATTAAAGCAGAGAGGTTGAGGCGTAGCCCAAGACGGTCGCGGGTTTCCCAGTAAAGGTTTTTTAGTAAGAACTGTCGGATACCTACATCACTCACATAGTGAGCGAGGGCAGCCTCTGCTTCACTACGCGATTTGAGCTTATCAAAGTCAAGTGAGGCTAAACCTTGTAGGAAAGCTTCGTGATGCTGTGGGTAATACTTCGGGGCGATATCGGCCACAATGAGCGAATGAGTCATTGTGGGGTGCTCAGTAGCAAAGAGCATTGCTGTTTTACCGCCCATAGAGTGCCCCATAAGGTCAAATGATGCGATCTGATGTGCTTGGGCATAGGCTATCAGGTCGGACACCATTAATGGATAGCTGAACTCAGGGGAGTGAAAACTGTGCCCGTGGTTGCGCTGATCGATCAGGTGCACTTGGAAGCCTTGTTGGGCGTATTGCAGCCCGAGGGTTTTCCAATTATCCGACATCCCGAGGAAGCCGTGAAGGATGAACAATGGGCGACCTTCGCCAATGATTTGTGAATGTAAGATCTCCATTGGTAACACTTACTTCTTATCTTTGTCAAAATACTCGTTAGCCCCTTGCTGTTGTAGCTGCTTACCCATATACTTTTGGATGATAGGCATTAAGAGTTTTTGCCCTACTGCCATACCCTTTTGGGTAAATACAGGCGATTTCTCAGCGAGCTTTTTCCCAACAGGCGACT from Capnocytophaga haemolytica harbors:
- a CDS encoding PASTA domain-containing protein, with the protein product MKEKLKTFFRRFGKHIALAIVATIVLIWLALKLLQVYTAHGKFIVVPDLTRKTLTEVQIILDEQNLRFEVLDSTEYDPKFPAFSVISQSPEANERVKKNRKIYLTINPSGYHKVTVPKVIQVTRRNAIATLESVGLTVGRVTYVDNIGKDMVLEMQYNGKPVQPGDKLVKTSRIDLVCGNGFEHSRDSVQEQGVIPVEDLME
- a CDS encoding phage holin family protein; its protein translation is MRYIIYLLVTAAIVFLLGTLNVGAHIGNYGSALLVAFVLSILNAIVKPILQFISIPITIFTFGLFLLVINAVIILLAGEIVESFIVHGFWGAMMFSLCLSLSQAIAFGLMEGDKK
- a CDS encoding 5-(carboxyamino)imidazole ribonucleotide synthase, with translation MTNYFSSDFTLGILGGGQLGKMLLAETRKWDITTKVLDPSPEAPARLACNEFVVGSLTDYDTVYNFGKGVDVLTIEIEHVNVQALEALEAEGVRVYPSPKTLSIVQDKVDQKLFYGEKGIPTSPFSVFESPRVLQEEALEYELNYPLVWKSARFGYDGNGVKVLRNDNDLEGLPEGLCVVEDFVPFEKELAVIVARSSTGEIAAYPVVEMEFHPEANQVEYVLCPARISDDIAEKAQALALRTAECFEVVGLLAVEFFLTKEGEVLVNEVAPRPHNSGHYSIEASYTNQFEQHLRAILGLPLGSTESKAAAVMVNLVGAEGYTGEVVYKNIEQIMALPGVTPHIYGKRETRPFRKMGHVTIVNEDINQARRIAEEVKRTIQVIA
- a CDS encoding alpha/beta fold hydrolase gives rise to the protein MLHSQIIGEGRPLFILHGFLGMSDNWKTLGLQYAQQGFQVHLIDQRNHGHSFHSPEFSYPLMVSDLIAYAQAHQIASFDLMGHSMGGKTAMLFATEHPTMTHSLIVADIAPKYYPQHHEAFLQGLASLDFDKLKSRSEAEAALAHYVSDVGIRQFLLKNLYWETRDRLGLRLNLSALIENESEIGAELPRSNVYEGATLFLKGEYSEYVMPEDEVLIHTHFPHAKIDTISKAAHWLHAQNPKEYFEKTIHFLNNVS
- a CDS encoding RluA family pseudouridine synthase is translated as MIEDNDLETSDHLYEHYAFTAGKGQEPLRVDKFLMNFVENATRNKVQQAAKSGNIYVNGSPVKQNYRVKAGDEVKVLFAHPPHEDLLVAEDIPLNIVYEDEAVMVVNKPAGMVVHPGHGNYSGTLINGLVYHFEKNQATEGGGERNLPNNSSNRPGLVHRIDKDTSGLLVIAKTEEAMLSLTTQFFNKTTERQYIALVWGNVTDDEGTITGHIGRHLKDRLLMDVFPDGSHGKEAVTHYKVLERFGYVTLIACRLETGRTHQIRVHLKHIGHPLFNDERYGGDKILKGTTFAKYKQFVENCFAVLPRQALHAKTLGFTHPVTGVFMRFDSPLPDDMTACIEKWRRYSNNTANDDLQD